tatttataattatacactatggaaaaaaaagttagattacataaaaaattaaaaaattaattgagtcCCTATAAAAAAAAGTGCTTAGTGAccctaaaaaaaacaaattggtCTATTTGTTAACGAAAACCATCAGTTGATTGGTTTGATCGTTAACTTTGTTGATATGATTAACggaaatcaccaaaaattgtcaTGTAATAGTATGTTGACatgacatgaaataaaaaatatatatatttttttaaattaaaaatttcaaaaaataaaaaaaataattaaaatgtatatatagaATGAAATGGTTGTCTAGATTCATTTTGGATgagtgtaaaatttaaaaaatttaaaattattaaaacaaataaaatatgtaaaaactaaaaaaaaatataaaaaaatttataaaagaataaaaaaaatctcatgtatttacttaatattaaagagCTGTTGTTGGGTGATGATCAGCTTCAAGAACTATTGATCAAATCAACTGAAAAAAGAAGGGCCTGCTCGCATCGATCAAATCAATGTAAAGCCGAGTCACTACCCTAAATTTGAAGCAATATTTGAGAGCAAAAGGGCAGATCAAGCCTGCAATTAAAGGGGTGAAGTTACGGGTTGAAGATAAGAGATGCCGTTTGGCTATTGCTGCTATTAAGTGCAGCCCCATGGTCATGGATCATATGATAAAAATATGGTGGTGCTTGGTTTCTAGGAGCTACGAAACATATGGACAAATTGTAAGATGGAAGCTTTTGGTAACTTTTTGTATAAGTCCTTGTATTATGTATTTTTTGTAGATATAAtctttataatttgatttttttttgtctttttatttttcgcaacatgtattttatatatatatattagaattttttaataaataataatttttaagtttttgcacatttgaattttttatatatacttcagaatttttttttacataacatttgattactttttataattttttgaagttttttagtCTTGCACTCTTTCAAAATGAATCTGAACAACCATTtgttcaatttcattttaaatgcacattttagttacttaaaaaatatatattttttgaaaaaattattttttagtttttactgGTGTGCAATGCCACAACAATATATTATCACATGGCAATTTTTGGTGGCTTCCGTCAGCCACGTTAGCGAGATTAACGGTCAAGCCAATCAACTGAAGGTTTCCATTAATAAAATAGGTCAATTGATTGTTTTTGGATCACTGAAAGCTCAACTGGATGTATTTTTTCATAATGacccaatttataaaaaaaaacatgaattttttttgaataatatcattataagttttgatcatatttgttcttttttgatATAATACCTAAAACTACCCATGACCCATCCCAAACCCATAGATAGGAGGATAATGAGCTTTAGTGCACTCGAATCCACGTCCTCCTATATTGACAGGAATATCCATGCCAATCAAGCTGAAACTCAATTAGCAAAcatgaataattttttaaatgctAATTTTTTAGCAAAAAAGTCATCTCTATTTGGTGGAAACATTCGGAGCAAATTTTTCATTTCTAtccgaattttaaaatttttaaaaataaatttacttatttagttaaaataacgaagaatttcaaaatatttcaaaagATAATTTGAGTAACTCAAATCCACCTAtaaaatttcactaaaaaatgatttttttttaaatttattataatctcctaataaaataaaaaacttaaacttcaaaatattatttttatttaattctaattatttttatttaacttaacatatatttattttaaattatgtgttagtttttatttttaaatattttgagataacaaactattttaaaatttccttaatcaaatttgccgaattgatattttaaaaatatttccaaagtgttataaaacttaaaaataagaTTCAAAATGTATTGAatcttttgtaaatatttttaagtattctcaagacatttcaaaaatattataaagataATTTCAAGCAATTTTTAGACTAAATATCCATGCCTAGCTTGTAGATATTGATACTCAAACAATGTCTAATAGCACTTTCTAGAGTGGTATGGTATCAATACCTAGCCTCCAAGTATTGATATATTGGAAGTCAATAACTATAACACTGTCTAAAAGAGTATGTTATTAATACATGTTCATCAAATATCAATACATCCTCATGAGGTACCGATATCTATCTTGAAAGCATCAAAACTCAAATACATTTAATGGTTATTTTTCTTCAAGGCATCGATACCACTCAAATCAATGAGAATATATAAATAGGGTCCAATAACactcaaatcaaaacaaaaagcAACTTTCAAATATCAAAGTCCAAAAAGCTCTTATTTCATTTGTTATACTCATTTTCCTTTAAAAATCACTTGTGCTTATTTGTTTTTTCAAATCTTAATCTTTGTATATCCACTTTCTagaggttttaaatttttttatatttttatttctcttatttGAGAGGTTATTTAAGGTTTTGGATAGAAAACTTTAAGGGGGATAGTAGTATTATACCACCCCTTAATCCAAGCTAGCGATGACCCCAGTTAGACAGTGTTACATTCGATGCCCGAGGCATCTTCAATGATACAATTTCTTTCTAAGGTTATACAACTCCCGGGTCTCTACAAGAATGGCTAATATAGATGGTTGGAAACTTTGAACTCATCTAATTGGTTTAAATATGCTATAAAAGGTGAAACTATGAAGTATATGCAACAAGAAATATTCATGAGTCAGGCTACTTGTTTAACTCCAAAATGCTCATTCGAAATTTGAGAGGATTTGCGAAAAATATTAGGCCCAAAATAAGTTTGGACAAAACAATTAAGcctgtttaaaatatgggtcaagCTCGACCTAACTCGacccattttttatatttataatataatctattattatttttatatattatataatttataacacaaaaacttaatttatagtaaaatataatactataatgtaaatatttgaaaaattaagaTGCTTACATATAAAATgttaatttacataaaaaaatgaataaaatgttaataaataaaaaagaatataaaattagtaaatattaaatttacaattatataatattttttaaaaaattcaaaagaaatatgaatagACCTAAAATGAAATAGGATTagccatttacaaatataaatgagattggataaaattttagactcatatttCAAACTAGGTCAACTTAAAAGTTTAAAGTgtgttaatatcatacttaacCTCGATCCATAACATCTCTATCTGTAACACTCCAAAATTTTCAGTGTTGAATTTCGTAAATTTTCGATGAAATATCGTGAGGTTGACCAAGATTAATTATCGAAAAGCAAATTTAATTTAGTAGAGAAATTTTAATTCTTGAAGTTAgaaattgtttttgaatttttagcaACTATTAAATGGATAAAGAatgaaaaattgtgaaattttgaggttgaggactaatttgaaaaaaagagaTAGGAGGGGAATGTTAGAATATACAAGTAATGGAAGTTATTTTTACAGAAAGAAGTAACCCACTAACGTTCCAATTAATTCCAAAAGAGCAATCATCTTCTCTTCATTTCAAACCCAAAACCAACGAAGACATGTATTTTTTGGCCACCTAGTTTTCTGCATTAAAAAATTGATACTTTAGGTATCAAATTAAGACAAGAAAAAGTTCAAatgctaaagtgaaaaaatgggaccaaatcatgaattaaacCTTAAATCAATACAAAGGATGGGCATTAAATCTAAAAacaccttatttatttattttttggtgaaAAGAGAAAATCCTAAATTTACTCGACTAAAACTAACATTCACCTACCCTACCAATTTCCTAGAAGATATTCTGAATTGCTATTCCTAGACGAATCCCAACTATTAATTGCATTGTACTGTTTTGCCTAACTTATTGATACTTTAATGGCTTCCACAGAACTCCAAGTGAGCCCTTGGAATGCAAAAAAATTCCTATTTTTCCATATACCCCAAGCTAGTATGCCAAAAAGCGTTGACCAAGGGACTCCATGCCTCGGCAGCCGCCCATGATTTCCTAGATTTGTTTTGACCCATTCTAATAAGTTGTTAGAGAAAAACTGAGACCAGCTTGCTTCTGACACAATCAATTTCCACATATCTTTAGCTACCGGACACTCTATAAGAACATGTAAGTTGTCTTCTGCTTCATATTGGCACATTGGACAGGCTCCGTCCTGGTTAATGCCTCGTCTAACCCATTCAAGGTTAGTAAGCAATCGTTGTTTATAAACTAGCCATAAGAAAAACCGGACTCGCCGTGGGCCTTGGAATTTCTAGACATCCTTCCATTTTCCATCCGATACGCACTTTTGACCGAGAAGCCCCCGTTGGATGTATATATCCAAAAGAATTTGTCTGGGTCTGCTTGGGGGTGCGGGGGAGGAATGCTTGCAATCTTTCTGACTATTTCTTCTGGCAGCCAATCTCTGAATGCCTCCAAATTCCAGGCTCCCTCTTCTGTTACCATGTCCTTGACTAAACAGTCCAAATCCAAAAAACACCTTAGTTAATTACAGAGAAAACAAACAACGTGATTTAGGATAAAGAATAATGAATGTTAAAAACCCTTTGTCCTTACCAGGAGAGAAAGCACATTCAACTTCAACTTCCGTCCCAAAATGCTTGAAAACATTCAGTTAATGCCAGCCCATTTCTTAAAAGCCTTAACATACTCAAACCTTTTACCTTGAGCCTCAGTTCTAGCTTTTGATGCTTTTAAGCTCCTATAAAGATTCTTATGGATTTTCAGATATTCACTCTTATGCATCCATTTGTCAACATACATGTTACACTTGTTCATATAATCAATGACCTCCATCACTCTTTCAAAGTATCCACCTCGAAGAAAATTGAGTAGTAAAAACTCGTACAAATCACTACTCAGGGTTAAGCTTCCAGTCTCCATGATTCTCTTCATGTCACCCCATAGAATGGTAACATCACGATACATTTCTAGTGAAGAATACCCACATACCAGATACATAAACGTATGTTCAGTGGGTTGGATTTTCATCTCTTGCATTCTTCGGTATATATTCAGTGCATCCCCCATCATTTTAGCCTTGGAAAAGAAGTAAATAGAAGAGTTCAATTCATAGATTATATGAGATACAGCCTTCTCCGCATCACTTACTTCTTCAACAAGACATTTGGACAGACTTGGTTGATAAATGGAAGATGCTTCCTTTATGGAAAGAGAACTTCTGCCTACATTTGATGGCACATTTTTGGATAAGACAATATTGTTAGCTAAATTTATGACCAAACCAGCCTTCCTTACTTGTTTTAGCAGTACATTTGCCTCCCTAGACATATTTCTTTTATAATAAGCAGACAGGAGTGCCATATATGCACTAGAATCCAAGGAATCCCCAGAAAATTCCATGTCATCCAAAATGTCATGAGCAATTTCCACCCAGcctaatgaaatgcatgcatctataatatcacatatcACACTTGATTCGCCTGATGAATATAGCTCCTTTTTTAAGCCAAGTAAAAATTTTGACAGCTCATCCATCTTCCCATGCCTTTTATAACCATTAATGAGCTTGGACAG
The Gossypium hirsutum isolate 1008001.06 chromosome A07, Gossypium_hirsutum_v2.1, whole genome shotgun sequence genome window above contains:
- the LOC107926596 gene encoding pentatricopeptide repeat-containing protein At4g17616 isoform X2, encoding MLVLKEKSYHLRPDILVKLALSLSRAQMPIPSSTILRLMLEKGMLPPMNVLQLSFLHMVKTEVGACIASNLLIQICDNYVRFCSGKSPCANLLKPDTVIFNLVLDACVRFGSSLKGQQIIELMSQTGVVADAHSIIIIAQIHEINGQRDELKKFKDHVAPLPVAFVSHYRQFYECLLSLHFKFDDIDAAAELLLDMNRSRGSHPVDDPGRDFQKPHFVPIGSQNLRNGLKIQIMPELIHKDSALKEEGKSDLVLFRGKKLLPSNRALSKLINGYKRHGKMDELSKFLLGLKKELYSSGESSVICDIIDACISLGWVEIAHDILDDMEFSGDSLDSSAYMALLSAYYKRNMSREANVLLKQVRKAGLVINLANNIVLSKNVPSNVGRSSLSIKEASSIYQPSLSKCLVEEVSDAEKAVSHIIYELNSSIYFFSKAKMMGDALNIYRRMQEMKIQPTEHTFMYLVCGYSSLEMYRDVTILWGDMKRIMETGSLTLSSDLYEFLLLNFLRGGYFERVMEVIDYMNKCNMYVDKWMHKSEYLKIHKNLYRSLKASKARTEAQGKRFEYVKAFKKWAGIN